CATGTCCACTATGCTGCCGGTTCCTGCCCCTCCAACTCAACCGAAGCAGCAGACGCGGGCGGGGTGGACGCGTCTCGGCTCACCACGACCCAGCGATGCGCCGGACGTTCGACCGGCTTTCGCTCGAACCCCTCGAAGACCCTTGCCACGGTGGCGACTGTGGCTGCCGCACACAGATACGCGAGCACCATCATGACGGTGTTGTTCGCGATGCCCTGAGCGTCGGAGACCCAACTGGTAGCGATGGCGAAGATCGATATCGCGGTGCTAACAACCCATGCGATCCACCACACCACGATCGGCCTGCGCAGCCGAGCGTAGTGGTCCTCGACGAGCGCCAGCTCGATGACGTACACCGGGGCCCACAGCAGATTGACCACCGGCAGCAGACAGCCCGCCCACAATGCACGGGCGCAACGCTGCTCCGGCAGGCCCTGATGCAGGAACGCGGCGGCCCGGCGGGCGATCAGCCACCGGATCAGCAGCACAACGGTAGTGCCCGCCGCCACGATCGCCGCCAAGCTGACCAAAATCCCCAACCAGACCGAGGCGCCGGCCACCACCGAGTTCAACAATGTGTTTCGGTTGATCACCAGCAGCACATACCGCACCACGAACACCAATGCCGCGATGCTGA
The nucleotide sequence above comes from Mycobacterium decipiens. Encoded proteins:
- a CDS encoding DUF4328 domain-containing protein, with amino-acid sequence MIQVCSQCGTRWNVRERQRMWCPRCRGALMAPLAEMTAEERWRTPAGAQVPTAPAMRRTPPRLPPGFRWIAVRPGAAPPPRHGPRLRGPTPRYAVIPRWGLADRVDQAPAPAAVSAKAAAIGTGAPAAVRTMLFVSLLVFSIAALVFVVRYVLLVINRNTLLNSVVAGASVWLGILVSLAAIVAAGTTVVLLIRWLIARRAAAFLHQGLPEQRCARALWAGCLLPVVNLLWAPVYVIELALVEDHYARLRRPIVVWWIAWVVSTAISIFAIATSWVSDAQGIANNTVMMVLAYLCAAATVATVARVFEGFERKPVERPAHRWVVVSRDASTPPASAASVELEGQEPAA